A genome region from Littorina saxatilis isolate snail1 linkage group LG16, US_GU_Lsax_2.0, whole genome shotgun sequence includes the following:
- the LOC138950934 gene encoding P2X purinoceptor 7-like — protein MADTRGAGNLWNNNRVVPYQFEPPAQEHERNVEENNHFADKNGVYRLGNTDWCECGNCVVMEKVEECNCCTESTKIMEKLNSRRPLKDPGITCITQLPAFQSVCLNTDVLETAYYQYRQEHGTFQATLEEKNRYIGYRQLVRWCHGVLGRKVRIPLPSCAVRAIRNAFPSEDTYRGFEWPELP, from the exons ATGGCGGACACTCGTGGTGCAGGCAACTTGTGGAACAACAATCGCGTTGTACCGTATCAGTTCGAGCCTCCAGCACAAGAACATGAGAGGAATGTGGAGGAAAATAATCATTTTGCTGACAAAAACGGCGTATATCGCCTTGGGAACACAGACTG GTGTGAATGTGGCAACTGTGTGGTGATGGAGAAAGTGGAGGAATGCAACTGCTGCACTGAGTCTACTAAAATCATGGAGAAGCTGAACAGTCGCAG ACCTCTCAAAGACCCTGGCATTACATGCATCACGCAGCTCCCAGCCTTTCAAAGCGTCTGCCTGAACACAGATGTGCTGGAGACAGCATATTACCAGTACCGACAGGAGCATGGCACTTTCCAGGCTACTCTTGAGGA gAAGAACCGCTACATAGGATACCGACAGTTGGTGAGGTGGTGTCATGGTGTGCTAGGGAGGAAAGTCAGGATACCTCTACCTTCATGTGCGGTACGGGCCATCAGAAATGCATTTCCTTCCGAGGATACTTACAGAGGATTTGAGTGGCCCGAGCTTCCATGA